Sequence from the Phragmites australis chromosome 6, lpPhrAust1.1, whole genome shotgun sequence genome:
AAAGGTATAGAGCACATCTTGTGCAGAATTCATGTTTGCAGCCTACAAAGTGGAAGAGCTTCTGTTTAGCTTTAGCTCACTGAACATCGGTATGTCTAGTTAACAAAAATGTTACTAGTTATGGACACAGATCATGAAATTTGAGTTACTAAGTGATTATGAACCGGAGCATAAAGTGTAAGCTACCATATGCACTTGATTCGAAGCTCAAACTACAAGTAGTATGCTGCCTTTGATGAAAAAAGTGCTGGTATAAATTCAGTTAGCTTCAACTATAATGGCAAGTAAACAATATGAATATTTTGCAGCATACCTTCCGCAGCAACAGAGCAGCTCCCTTCTAAGCAGACAGCACAGGGGTCAATACAAACAGGTGACGGATTTAGGTAGCTCCATCCACACTCCCTGCAAAATGAATTGTCATAAAAACATCAGATATTACCGATATAAACAATGCAAAATTAGGTTGCTAAGAGTTGGAATTCATACTACATGGATAGGGAGAACATATTGTCTAATCTTGTCATAGGAAAACAATAATTAGGGAATCATTTATAATTAGGCAATTGAGAGCTACAGGCATGAATAACACCACATGACAACCTATAAGAAGCAATGCTCAGTTATTTGGTATTTTACACATATGGACCAGGGAATCAGAACTAACAGAAATATAACTAACTTAGGGGCATGCTGACCTGGCAATGCTCATGATACTCATAAGTGGAAGACACAGATAAGGAGAAGGAAGAGTATGTATTCGCCCCTCTTGTTCGTTACTTAGAATTTCCTCAACAGAATTTCTTTGCCATGAACGAGCGACCATTAATGGGGTCCATCTGCATAACACAAATGAGCAATGTACTTTAACAAACTATAGTGTTAACAACAACGGTGACAGCTATTTGGTTATGTATCAGAACTTCAAAATCGCACCCACTAGCATTTTGTGCAGTAATGCAGGCTCCTCGAGCAATAAGAAGCTGCATTGAACAGATCCTGGTTAGCACATAGTTGAGGAGTTCAGCGAAACATTTGAACCAAATTAGTACTAGCAGAACATACTTGACAACAGACAGCATTTCCACCACAAGCAGCATAATGAAGTGGGGTGCTACCAGCTCCTGCCACATGGAAGCCATAGTACTTTTAAAACAGtgtgatgaagatgaacaaAATGATAATATAACAGACAAATAGTTCACTTAATAAAGAATCATATCTCAATATGCGAGAACAAGTGAGCACTGAACAGTAAAGTACAAAGCTGAATGACGTGAACTTGCAGATAACAAGAGGCCAAGAGGGACAGATTGGTAAGGTTTTCCAGGTCGGTGAAGGAAATCTGTCCCCTCATGCCATGCCATGGACATATGTACAAATTACGCATACAAGATAAtgattgaaaccatttcaagaCCAAGAATCATATACGTTGTTGTTAATTTGCTGACTACTTACAATATTCTCACCAAACATGCTAAGCACTCACAACAAGAGTATACCAAAAAGATAAACTGATAAACAGCCAAGCATATACATGACAATGATTAACAAGTTGAAGAGTAGCagttaaaaaaatgaaagataGCAAAATACCTATTAAGTCAATGGTCGTTCCATCCTCAATAGTGGCTTCGGAAATAGACGCTCCTAAGTCCAGTAACAACTGCACGCACTCTACATGCCTATTTAACGCTGCCATATGCAGTGGAGTTACGCCTCCATCCGCCTTCTGATTTACCATCTTGTCCAAAGCACTAACACAGAGATACCATTGCATGATTCATGTGCTAAAGTAAACTAAAGAGAAACCATACAAATTACCCAACATACTCATGATCAAAATCAGCAGCTGAATCTTCTTTAGAGGATCTATGATTTATGAAGGTGCAGAAGTTCAGTGTGCTTGGCACATAATCTGCGAGCACAAGACGAAGGCATCGGGCATGACCATGTAGTGCAGCAAAATGGAGAGCAGTTCCACCATTGAGATAATCTGTCATGTGAACCTATAAGGTATTTTGCCATGTCAGAACTACATATTCGAGATATTACAGGAAACACTGTAGTTGAGAAAAGAGAAATGCTCACATTTGCATTGAAAAGCATCAGTGTTTGAACAACCTCCCAGTGGCCATATTGGCATGCTTGCATCAAAGCGGTCTATATACAATTACAGAAGCGTACACTTAGATATAACATACTATTGTATATATTAATCTACCTTGCATAACCGAATACAGGCAAATGTAAGAGAAATAGAGCTTACCTGCCCCCTGTAATTCCTAAGGTTGatctcgacgccggattcaagCAATAGAGAAACAATCTGATTTCACAGGCAGCAAACCCATGTGAATGTGATTAGTATGCCCATCAATTCAAATGCTGATACTTATTTAGCAGAGAAATGGTATTACCCAATGATGTCCCTGCGCGGCAGCATAATGCAGCGGTGAGTTGCGGCCACCGAATGTGGAGTACCGGGCAAGGCGAGGGTTGTACTCGAGGAGCGCACGCGCCTCCTGAAGGTCGCCGTCGCGGGCAGCTGACACGAGCCGTTCACCGGAAGCAGAGCACCCAAAGGAGTTGCACACAAGGCTGAGGAACCCCATGGATGCCCAAGATGAGGCCTTCACGGCACAGCACCTTTTCTTGAGCGCACACGGGAAGACCTCGAATCAAATGCTCCCTAAATTTCTCAATCTTTTACAAGGTAGGCGCAAAGCGCATTCCAGGATGATTAGGAGCACAGGTTCAAAGGCTCAATTGCGGTACGTGGACGATCTCAAGCGAATGGCAAGAAAGACCTAGTTTTTCCTGCAAAACCCTAAAATTTAGCAAGAAAAGCAACAAATTAACTGGCAATTCCGGCATAACGCCGCCAAATTGCAATGACTTCCAAACATTTGGAGCATAAGGTAGACTTTTCACATAAACCAATAAATCGGAGTCAAATGATACAGTATTGTGGTTGTGGGGGGGAAGATCACAAGAACGCACCTTCGGAACTGCCCCGAATTGTCTGTCCCGAGCGAGCAGAACGGGACCGAGACCGACAATTCCCTCTAAATCAGGCCGAATCCTCGCAAGAAAACAAGAGACCGGAGGGGATTCACGAGACAGGCGACGCCCGCCTCGAGACCTCAGCGCCTACGATTCCAGCGAGGGCGCTGGATGGCGAATCTTAGGGCAAAGCCAAGGCGATTTGCAAGAACGCAACCTTGGGTTTGGGCAGGGACAAGGAAGGAGGAGAGAAATAATGATCTTGATTGCGACGGCGACGTGGAGATGCAGGTAGCGGCCAAAATCTCCAGACCCAGGTCTCCCTAGTCCGTATTACTGGTGTGTTGCTCCAATCTGTTTCTTGTTTCTCCCCTACTTTTGATCCCAGAACACGAGTAGTAGTTAAATTGTAATTAAGAGGAGGCGATGATTGTTACTAGCGCAAAGTGTTGTTGGTGTACTCGAAGCTTGGAAAGGACAAACAGGCAGGGAGGCAATGGCTAATGCAAGGAGGCGAAGGGGACGTTTTGCTGTATGCTTTAGATTTTCCAACGTGAAAATTACTTTCCACGTTAATTTTAAACGGGAGGTGACGGCGACAAGTTAATTTTCAACAACTATGGTGCATGAAATTTAGCTGTTAAGGCCTATCTCTACAAATAAGTAGTTTTTCTCAAAGGTTAATTTTTAACAACAATGGTGCATGAAATTTAGCTGTTAAGGCCTATCTCTACAAATAAGTAGTTTTTCTCAAAGGTTTTGTTTGATTAATATAGCTCATCTTTAATCTCTACTATCTAAAATATAAGTAGATTTTTATATCATCTTTTTTTCATACTCTCTTCTCATCTGCTAAAGCtcttaaaattttaataatttattcACTTTTATCATTAATCGTCTTCCTCCAGTCATCTCGTTTGGTACCGGCTACAGATATGAAATCTATTTTactgataaaaataaaaaaataagaaaaattagtGAATAATCTCCTATTCTTTTTTTCGAtctcatctaaattcaaactaTAATATCACTCTCGATGTATTCGCTCAGTAGCGCTTCTATGACGCATCCACATCACCGTAccttaaatttgtaaatattatCACActaaatatttatgtttttattgtAATGCACATACACTTTTTCATATAGAAAATCGGGAGATCGTGATATTTATGCGTCCAGCAATAGGGAGATCGTGATATCAATTTTTCCATATAGAAAATCACAATAAATCCCAAATAAAATTCCCGCATATGTTTGaagaaagaaataagaaaatgaGGTTGGGATAATCTACGTTCCTTTTATCTAAAAgaagaaataagaaaataagCACTCATTCGCTACATTCTTACTTTACATTCTGCAAGTTGAATTCATCCTTCAACGTTgaacaaagatttttttttttcaaaatatcaaCTTATCCTTTTGATTTAATTCAAGTCGTCGTCAGATGACAATTTGATGCTGAGAACAAAGCATTGGCTTAAATGGAGGTGATTGTACTTTCTATCCATTAAGGATAGAACTCTAGATTTGTTACTTGTTTATCTCGTaaaggtgatttttttttttaaatagacgACGCGTATGTCGATAGCAAGATGTCTATGGTGACTTTATCGATCTTTAAATTTTGTATGTTCGGTTTTCAATAAGCGTTGTGTGGGTTCGTGTATATGATGGTGTAAATGTGTGCGTGTATCTACGAGTTATATtggtgttttaaaaaaaatgacaatTTAACGTTTTAACTGGAATCATTTTTGTATTAGGTTGAGCAGGGATAGTTCTGGAGGGGGGTAAGCGGGGCCCTCCTCTCTTATAGGTATATTgtgatgtaaagaatataggatCCTCTGGCCAGGATGGCCCACAGCTGTCAGTGTTTGTAAGATTGGTTCTCTATCTCTAATTTGGGCCCACTGCGTGACCACGGCCTTGACCTTGCTGGAATTCCTGTGACCAGCCCTACTGGTCGCAGGACAGGTACTCGTCTAACTGATCGACTCTCATTTAATATTGCTACTTATGTTGTTTTCCTTTCCCAAGTGCTCCACTCTGGTTGAGGCGACCGAGGTTAGCGTACAGCTTCCGTGTCCTCGTAGACGCAACAGGGAGTGTGGCAGGCCACGTGGGAAATCGGCGATGGGACAGGGCAGGTCGTGCGACCCAGGATCGACAAACGGGGATATGGCCAACGGATGGGACATGCACCATAGTACTCCAGGACATGCACATCACATGTGTTTCCTGTAATAATAACCTAGGATGGCCATCTAGGCAGTCATAGGCCTTTTTATTGGACTCACATGTAAGACTCATATTCCTCTGGAATATAAAAGGAGAGGAGTCTAGCTTAGGAGATGTAGATCTTTGAAACACAAAAACAGACTTCATAAGAGTAAGACATATGATGTATGGCTATTACCCTACGGAGGGTCTGAATCTGGATAATCTTTCATATTCTTAAGTAGCATACACGCTCAGAATGCAGATTACGCACCTATCATTCAGTACACCCCAAAATCATTGTCAGAGATTAACTCctgacatatacatatatacttgTGACCTAACAAAGCATAGCCCAAATTTCAATCGACTGGCAGCCGCAATTACATTATCGTGCATGGCCTTTGGCCTTTGGCCAGCCCAAAAGAAGCTGCTTTGGTTCCTTCGTAGTAGGATATCAGTAGTCCAAATTAAAAATACTCTCGTGCGCAAAGAAGTCGACGAGACCGCTTCCTCTCATGTAGTCCTACCCTAATCAGTCGATGACTTGGCGATTGATGTTTGTTGTTTGCAGACCCCAATTTGTCTATTTTCATCCCTCCTTTTCTCCTAAAATGAAGGTATGTCTAATGTTTGATCTGACATATGATCATCTTTCGCTAGTTGTCCCTAACCCAAGTTTTAAGGTTTCTCACCCATTGCATATTTGTAGTAAGCTATCAATTGACAAGTTAGGGATATAAATTCTTGCTAGTTTCATGtgataatattatttattgagCTTGTGACGGTGGTGTCAACTGAAAGAAACTTTTTAAAGTTAAAATTATTGAAAAACTATTTGATGTCCACAATATCTCAAGAAAGATTAATTTTTTTGACAACTTTAtatattgagaagaaattgctagatgagattgatattgataccatTATCAATGGCTTCATATCTAAGATGCTAAATAAATTGTTTAAGATGATCTTTGGAAAGTGTCTGAGGTGAGTGTTgttttttatatactttaagtgtttatcagaaataattttttaatacatcaaatattatatttataatttatatattaattaattttttatattttaatttaataagATATGTTTTTAGTTTTGTCCCAAACCACCAAAGTCTCATAAACAGCCTTACGAGTGGGACGTGGGAGGATGAGTACCTAACCCAACTGAAGGAAAGATATAGCTAGGGCCAGTAATGGGCTTTGCTGAAAACCACTGCCGCTTTGGGCTTTTGATGCCTTCCCAGGCTGGACCGTCGCTGGGACGAGCCAGATGGCAGCTTTGCAGCGATCACAAGCCCTGCTCCaccctctaaaaaaaaaagcaagccgTGCTCCACCAGCAGGCAGAATCGTATTAAACTAGCACGGATCTCCACGCAATTCCTCTTGTCCCTTCTCCTTGTCTGAGGACTAGGCATTCTGATCCCGGTTATGCTGTTCCCTTGGCCTTGAATGCTTTGCTGCTTTCTGTTCAGATGGCAAACCAATCGGCACTTGTGCAGATCAGAACAAGATTAGCAGCTACCGAGTCAATTATTAAACCAACAAATCGTATTTATTCCCCCGATATGATACGGAGGCGCCAAACAAAAAGGGGCTCCAGTGCTAACCACTCTTTTGGTGGTGCACTGGCTGCTAATGACCCAGCACAAGCAGATGCAACGCATCAAATCTGTCATCTGTGCCACGGCTACTGCTTGTTGTGAGCTCGTGACACACCGACATCAAGTTATGGCTATGCATGAAAACTCTAGTTGTACATCGCAAATGTGGAAGCATGAATAATTTCACATGAACTCGTAGAGGAAAAGGCGAGATTTTCGTATGAATCCTGGCCAAACAGGGCTCCCGCGTGCCGAGACCCCATGGGGGGTGGCCATGAAcccgaggagaggagagaacaGAACAGAAGACCTTGGAAGGCGAATCGAACGTGAATGGATCATCGACTCATCGTCGCCTTGGTTGTTGGCCGTCGACCCCATTTTTGCCGGCACGGGATTTGATGGCCAGTTTTGGTGCCTTTCCAACGTCAAATCCCCACATAATCCGTGCATAGAGAAGCTGTCTCCCTTGATTGTTCTTAGGCAGAGTTTAGTGGCCTCAACACTAGCACTTACTACTACTAGTGCTCctacctccatgcatgcatgccagcTAATGCTGCTTGCTTGTGAGCTTGTCCATGGCACTTCAGTACAGTCCAGATGGCAGCACGGTTTGAGCTGAGCATGGGTGAATCCATCTTGACCGTGCTTCACTTCAGTTCAGCTCGATCTTTTGTAAATGTGGTCGATTTCTGCTTTTGTATCACCGTTGCAGTGCTGCAGGACTGTAGTTTTCTGCATTTTTGTTTCAGTACTCGTAGTACTCTCCTACTGACTGTAAATTTTTTAACTTGACCGGGTTTTGACCTGCGGTACAGTAGCTTACTTGCTGCTAGTGGTCAGCAGAGTATCACGAGACCGAGGTGGGGCGTAAAAATAGCTACAGATCGCCATGCAGCGCCGTTGTCCTGTTGCACGGGCAGGGAATTAATTGGCGCTTTTGGAGCCTGCCGCGGCGAAAGGTTTCTGGAAACCTGCAAAGTCCAATCGACTCCATCGCCGAtcacaagcagcagcagcagcatctggATTTGAAAGGCGCATCAGGATTCGCGCCAATCTTCTTTTCCTCTCTCCCTGGCCAATGCCTGCCTTGTGTCACCGTCTCTCTGATCTGTGCAATGCGATGCCTAGGGGACCTGAACAAATCACAGAAAAAGCCATCGCAATTCACAAGCCTGCAGTGAGACCATTACTCCCAAATCATGCCATTAATTCTGCCTGCCCTGTTTGTCTGCATGGCGCGCAATCAGATCCGGCAGTTTGCACCTTCCATTTATACACAAAGCAGATGGTTTTATTCCAAGTCTCAAACAGTCTCTTGCCGGCTGTAAAACGATCACTGATCAGTGAGTCGTTGGGACTGAGACAGCCATTTCTTGCAGGTTTTGGCATGAGTTGCATGGCTATGGCGACAGCAACATCTCTCTGCTCCTGGCTACGGATCGCGTGATTCGTTGTGATTCGAAATTTGTACCGGTAGAAGAGCAGATGCAGGTCAATGGAACAAAAGTGCAAGGGAAGTACCAGTACATGTCAAGTTCTTCCTAGACAGGTTAACAAGTCACAAATGCCGTATCCTGCAGAAAAAAGTACAAAACGAATGGTACTGGGCAACGCGAGAATCACACACGTCATCGTTAATCCTGCAAAAGTCAATGCGATTATAATATTAGCTCAAGTGACTCGAtcaagggaagaaaaaaaaacataagacACCGACAAAACCAGCAAAAAagggtgtggggggggggggatgatgagAGAGACCAAGCAGATCTTAGCACATCAACAAACATCACCACCGAAAGATTTGTTTTTCTAATTCTCCATCCATTGGTGTCACCTTCCCAATGACCTCACCGCAGTGACCCACACTTGCATGTCCTATTCGGAGTACGTTGCTAACCCATACCTAATACTCCATTGCCTTATCTAATCCATGGACTAGGCTAATCCTTGCAATTTATATTCCAATGTGACTTCTCACACAAAGCTTCCCTCCCATCTAAACCTGCAACTGCAAGTACTACTCTACTCTTTATTGTTGCATCGCCATCCACCACCCGCCCAGAAAAAGGTCCAAGAATTTAG
This genomic interval carries:
- the LOC133921044 gene encoding probable E3 ubiquitin-protein ligase XBOS32, which encodes MGFLSLVCNSFGCSASGERLVSAARDGDLQEARALLEYNPRLARYSTFGGRNSPLHYAAAQGHHWIVSLLLESGVEINLRNYRGQTALMQACQYGHWEVVQTLMLFNANVHMTDYLNGGTALHFAALHGHARCLRLVLADYVPSTLNFCTFINHRSSKEDSAADFDHDALDKMVNQKADGGVTPLHMAALNRHVECVQLLLDLGASISEATIEDGTTIDLIGAGSTPLHYAACGGNAVCCQLLIARGACITAQNASGWTPLMVARSWQRNSVEEILSNEQEGRIHTLPSPYLCLPLMSIMSIARECGWSYLNPSPVCIDPCAVCLEGSCSVAAEGCKHEFCTRCALYLCSTSYTSVNPAGAIPCPLCRHPIISFVTLAGTSPIREPPRNSLSLSFCTTCPAVNCDSTPSITAHLYRTEFQCGCMAPMGSSSFRSLSCQRMPAMKLNPSFCMGAMDTNPCLIRCSRFGSSLRRSASQGETRRRAWSLTFNPIVATGS